A genomic stretch from Edaphobacter aggregans includes:
- a CDS encoding DUF2062 domain-containing protein, translating into MNPNESILASIEPASTPVHHNWIYRRVALPILALLRMGATPEKLAWSVAVGLLIGVNPILGSTTLLCLAVALIFRLNVAASQIGNHIVYPLELLLVIPFMRLGSFVFHTEPIPLSPKSLLESARSNPIALTRQLWHWEWHAFIVWACIATIAIPLIAFALTPLFRKLLLRIEHNQYPIISGT; encoded by the coding sequence GTGAATCCGAACGAATCCATTCTCGCCAGTATCGAACCAGCTTCAACACCAGTCCATCACAACTGGATCTACCGCCGCGTCGCCCTTCCCATCTTGGCGCTTCTCCGCATGGGAGCAACTCCTGAAAAGCTCGCCTGGAGCGTCGCCGTCGGCCTCCTCATCGGTGTCAATCCCATCCTCGGCAGCACCACACTCCTCTGCCTCGCGGTAGCCCTTATCTTCCGCCTCAATGTTGCAGCATCGCAGATAGGCAACCACATCGTCTATCCGCTCGAACTCCTGCTCGTCATCCCGTTCATGCGCCTTGGCAGCTTCGTCTTCCATACCGAGCCAATACCGCTCTCTCCCAAATCTCTTCTCGAATCGGCCCGCTCAAACCCCATCGCTCTCACGCGGCAACTCTGGCATTGGGAGTGGCACGCCTTCATCGTCTGGGCCTGCATTGCCACCATCGCAATACCGCTCATAGCCTTCGCCCTTACCCCTCTATTCCGCAAACTGCTCCTCCGCATCGAGCACAACCAATACCCCATCATCTCTGGCACTTAA
- a CDS encoding S1/P1 nuclease produces the protein MTKFGSAVRFVVAAALVPVMMVQPSLAWGSDGHKMINRLAAANLPKDVPAFLRNGNALDTMEYLGPEPDRWRNRAEDELNAAQAPEHFIDLEWADLIGPLPKKRYDYIRALEKAQAAHPELQLTPEKVGLQPYVTEEVFERLKVGMREYRRLLAAGEDTKPAETAILYYAAWLGHYVADGSQPLHVTMQYNGWTGPNPNAYTTEHKIHSLFESSFVSANIKPADVAPLVAAAQPKVLTDEWSDYMAYLRQTGTLVEKTYQIEKAGGFTDAGTPEGKAFTEERLAAGAIQLRDMIYTAWVRSGDPVQEFHGN, from the coding sequence ATGACGAAATTTGGTAGTGCGGTTCGCTTTGTAGTGGCTGCTGCGTTGGTGCCTGTGATGATGGTGCAGCCCTCGCTTGCCTGGGGTAGTGATGGGCACAAGATGATTAATCGGCTGGCGGCAGCGAATCTGCCGAAGGATGTGCCTGCTTTTCTGCGCAACGGAAATGCGCTGGATACGATGGAGTATCTGGGGCCGGAACCGGATCGGTGGCGGAACAGGGCCGAGGACGAGCTTAATGCGGCGCAAGCTCCGGAGCACTTTATCGATCTGGAGTGGGCGGATCTGATAGGGCCGCTGCCGAAAAAGCGATATGACTATATTCGAGCGTTGGAGAAGGCACAGGCGGCGCATCCAGAGTTGCAGTTGACTCCGGAGAAGGTGGGGCTTCAGCCGTATGTGACTGAAGAGGTGTTCGAGCGGCTGAAGGTGGGGATGCGGGAGTATCGCAGGCTGCTGGCTGCTGGTGAAGACACGAAACCGGCTGAGACGGCGATTCTGTATTACGCCGCATGGCTAGGGCATTATGTGGCCGATGGATCGCAGCCACTCCATGTCACGATGCAGTACAACGGATGGACCGGGCCGAATCCGAATGCGTATACGACGGAGCACAAGATTCATTCGCTGTTCGAGTCGAGCTTTGTGAGCGCGAATATTAAGCCTGCAGATGTGGCTCCGTTGGTCGCGGCTGCTCAGCCGAAGGTGTTGACGGATGAGTGGAGCGACTATATGGCCTATCTGCGGCAAACGGGAACGCTAGTGGAGAAGACTTACCAGATCGAGAAGGCTGGCGGTTTCACCGATGCTGGGACGCCGGAGGGTAAGGCGTTTACCGAAGAACGGCTGGCGGCAGGTGCGATTCAACTGCGCGACATGATCTACACAGCATGGGTGAGGAGTGGCGATCCAGTGCAGGAGTTCCACGGGAACTAG
- a CDS encoding lysophospholipid acyltransferase family protein, producing the protein MASFFRSLTRGVQLAGYFVRYGTELLVKRPTTREARADWLHRFCAAALKGLKIEVAVVGSFPERGAVISNHLSYVDIVVFSAVHPCVFVSKAEIASVPVLGWMTTMAGTVYVARGRGGSALKARKGMQAAVDAGLPVVFFPEGTTSNGSGLLKFHSGLLAQAMGSGSITAAHIQYSLTEENEVDVNVADDVCWWDDSKMLPHIFKLLGLRGLRAEVRFADRPIAFSTDELHRKQAAIEARAAVAALGDVREQRVLAT; encoded by the coding sequence GTGGCGAGTTTTTTCAGGTCTTTGACGCGAGGTGTTCAGTTAGCTGGGTACTTTGTTCGATATGGGACTGAGCTGCTGGTGAAGCGGCCGACGACGCGGGAGGCCAGGGCGGACTGGCTGCATCGATTTTGCGCTGCAGCGTTGAAGGGACTGAAAATTGAGGTTGCCGTGGTGGGTAGCTTTCCCGAACGTGGAGCGGTAATCTCGAATCATCTGAGCTATGTCGATATCGTGGTGTTCTCGGCGGTGCATCCGTGTGTTTTCGTATCGAAGGCAGAGATTGCATCGGTCCCGGTATTGGGATGGATGACTACGATGGCGGGAACAGTTTATGTTGCGCGTGGACGTGGCGGATCTGCGCTGAAGGCACGTAAAGGGATGCAGGCAGCGGTGGATGCGGGACTGCCGGTGGTGTTTTTTCCTGAAGGCACAACAAGCAATGGAAGCGGCTTGCTGAAGTTTCACAGCGGGTTGCTGGCACAGGCGATGGGAAGCGGGTCGATTACGGCAGCACATATCCAATACTCGCTGACGGAAGAGAACGAGGTGGATGTCAATGTGGCGGACGATGTTTGCTGGTGGGATGACTCGAAGATGCTGCCGCATATCTTCAAACTTCTTGGATTGCGAGGACTGAGGGCAGAGGTGCGGTTTGCAGACCGGCCGATTGCGTTTTCGACAGATGAGCTGCACAGGAAGCAGGCCGCGATTGAGGCTCGAGCTGCTGTCGCGGCGTTGGGTGATGTTCGGGAACAAAGGGTTCTCGCGACGTAG